A genomic segment from Idiomarina piscisalsi encodes:
- the folE2 gene encoding GTP cyclohydrolase FolE2 → MPTVMPDVANQTQAQTEGTLDWVGMSNIEVPLMVAAAGASERPVAAKVEAFVNLKDPKTKGIHMSRLYLLLDELSTNGELSHESLKQLLNDFIESHKDISNQAFIKFDFDYHLRRKSLISKKQGWKAYPVSLTGRYDAGTLNLELSVDVPYSSTCPCSAALARQLIQDAFSEKFAGQETVDAATMHEWLGSTEGIVATPHSQRSVAEVKVKLSENVTDFPIVELIDAVEDALKTPVQAAVKREDEQEFARLNGQNLMFCEDASRRLQHKLNQMQNFRDFWLRVNHYESLHAHDAVSVTTKGVPGGYKA, encoded by the coding sequence ATGCCAACAGTTATGCCCGACGTAGCCAACCAAACACAGGCCCAGACAGAGGGAACCCTGGATTGGGTTGGCATGAGCAATATTGAAGTTCCATTGATGGTGGCAGCGGCCGGTGCGTCTGAACGCCCTGTAGCAGCGAAGGTGGAAGCTTTTGTTAACTTGAAAGACCCAAAGACCAAAGGCATTCACATGTCGCGTCTTTATTTACTGTTGGATGAGTTATCAACCAACGGTGAGCTCAGTCACGAATCTCTAAAACAATTATTGAATGACTTTATCGAAAGTCACAAAGACATCAGCAATCAAGCGTTTATTAAGTTTGATTTCGACTATCACCTGCGTCGTAAATCGTTAATCAGCAAGAAGCAGGGCTGGAAAGCGTATCCAGTCAGCCTAACTGGCCGCTACGATGCTGGCACGCTGAATCTTGAGCTTTCTGTCGATGTTCCTTATTCATCCACTTGCCCCTGTTCAGCGGCACTTGCGCGTCAGTTAATACAGGACGCCTTTAGTGAAAAGTTTGCCGGTCAAGAAACCGTAGACGCCGCTACGATGCACGAATGGCTTGGTTCTACCGAAGGTATTGTGGCAACTCCACACAGCCAGCGTTCAGTCGCAGAAGTCAAAGTTAAGCTGAGTGAGAATGTCACCGACTTCCCAATTGTTGAGCTTATCGACGCGGTAGAGGATGCATTAAAAACGCCCGTTCAGGCCGCGGTGAAACGGGAAGACGAACAAGAATTTGCACGCTTAAACGGTCAGAATTTGATGTTCTGTGAAGATGCGTCACGTCGCTTACAGCATAAGCTTAACCAAATGCAAAATTTCCGCGACTTTTGGTTGCGAGTCAATCACTACGAGTCCCTGCACGCGCACGATGCCGTCAGTGTCACCACGAAAGGTGTACCGGGCGGTTATAAAGCCTAA
- the arcA gene encoding two-component system response regulator ArcA — MNARILIVEDEVVTRQTLTRLFQQEGYEVFDAADGLQMENIMRQERVDVVIMDVNLPGKNGLELAESLRERDNIGLIFLTGRDSEDDRLLALELGADDYLIKPYNPKELTIRVRNLCRRIEASRSSNPVENNSVEFRFHGWRLNSDSRCLYSPDNQMFRLPKSEYRALELFLTHPGRILDRETLVKRMLDRELRPNDRTVDVAIRRIRRHFESHPETPNLITTIHGEGYRFIGEVDQQAQ, encoded by the coding sequence ATGAATGCCAGAATACTGATTGTTGAAGATGAAGTCGTTACCCGCCAGACGCTAACTCGTTTATTCCAACAGGAAGGCTATGAAGTATTTGACGCGGCGGACGGACTGCAGATGGAAAACATCATGCGCCAGGAGCGCGTCGATGTTGTGATTATGGACGTTAACTTACCGGGTAAAAATGGTTTAGAGCTTGCTGAGTCACTGCGTGAAAGAGACAACATTGGTCTCATTTTTCTGACCGGCCGTGACAGTGAAGATGATCGCCTGCTTGCCCTTGAGCTAGGTGCTGATGACTACCTCATCAAGCCTTACAACCCGAAAGAGTTAACTATTCGCGTTCGTAACCTATGCCGTCGTATTGAAGCGTCTCGCTCAAGTAATCCGGTAGAAAATAATAGCGTTGAATTTCGCTTCCACGGTTGGCGTTTAAACAGTGACAGCCGTTGTCTTTATTCGCCTGACAACCAAATGTTCCGTCTTCCGAAAAGTGAATACCGCGCGTTAGAGTTGTTTTTAACGCATCCGGGTCGGATTTTAGATCGTGAAACTTTGGTAAAACGCATGTTGGATCGTGAGTTACGTCCAAATGACCGTACCGTCGACGTCGCTATTCGTCGTATTCGTCGTCACTTCGAGTCTCACCCTGAAACGCCAAACCTAATAACCACCATCCATGGTGAAGGTTACCGGTTCATTGGTGAAGTTGATCAGCAAGCTCAGTGA
- a CDS encoding ATP-binding protein, which yields MHTISLKRILIYLVLLVTSFALLIGFTINIVSQVGQFEKSLQEQALSYTRIIASNAARTIVFDDTVSEKQRLGTFQNTPFIEHIHVYKMDEASGQLTFFSSYNKQGLAPIPARFSKLERLTSPTINDANIEVSQPVTLDGDVIGYVYLRGSLEQVRLFMWRSIAVAVVVALVTLLACWLATLRLRKAIVQPLDSVVDVVSQVARDKNYSLRLPSSQLAEFDTMAQAFNTMLDRVQQHITRQRRAEEEASQLNTQLEQQVTQRTQALKESNSELLKTLEQLHQYQGQLVESEKMASLGDMVAGIAHEVNTPIGLSVTASTLLQDKLAVMQEKFDAKRISTNEFERFLKDCDENLQIIYRNLNRAADLVTSFKQVAVDQSSEVDRDIEINSFMNDVLMSVKPRRLNPEHFPINVHCEGDIQVRAKAGPLNQILMNLIINSMVHAFEGREKGQIDIRFQLVNDNELEIIYTDNGHGVDADISRKIFDPFVTTKRGSGGSGLGLHLVYNLVTQVLGGNIHFFSEENNGVEFIIRFPVTVLSNA from the coding sequence ATGCATACGATTTCACTGAAGCGCATACTCATTTATCTGGTGCTATTAGTCACCAGTTTTGCGCTGCTTATTGGCTTTACCATAAATATTGTCAGCCAAGTTGGACAGTTCGAAAAGTCTTTGCAGGAGCAGGCATTGTCTTATACGCGGATCATCGCCAGCAATGCCGCCAGAACCATCGTTTTTGACGATACCGTCTCCGAAAAGCAGCGTCTTGGCACCTTTCAAAACACCCCGTTTATTGAGCATATCCATGTTTATAAAATGGACGAAGCCAGTGGCCAGCTAACCTTTTTCTCCAGTTATAATAAGCAAGGTTTAGCCCCTATTCCGGCACGCTTCTCCAAGCTAGAGCGCTTAACATCGCCGACAATAAACGATGCAAACATTGAAGTGTCCCAGCCCGTGACTCTCGATGGCGACGTCATTGGCTATGTTTACCTCAGAGGCTCACTTGAGCAGGTCAGGTTATTCATGTGGCGCTCAATAGCCGTTGCTGTTGTGGTGGCACTTGTCACGCTGCTGGCTTGCTGGCTGGCGACGTTGCGATTACGTAAGGCGATAGTACAACCGCTTGACTCCGTGGTTGACGTTGTATCGCAGGTGGCACGAGATAAAAACTACTCGCTGCGCTTACCGTCGTCGCAACTTGCTGAGTTCGACACCATGGCGCAAGCCTTCAACACCATGCTGGATCGAGTCCAACAGCACATTACCCGACAACGCCGCGCGGAAGAAGAAGCGAGCCAGTTAAATACTCAACTGGAGCAGCAAGTCACACAGCGCACTCAAGCATTGAAAGAATCCAATAGCGAACTCCTGAAAACATTGGAACAGTTGCACCAATACCAGGGACAACTTGTCGAGTCTGAAAAAATGGCCTCGCTAGGTGATATGGTTGCCGGTATCGCACATGAGGTGAACACACCTATTGGGCTGTCCGTCACCGCCTCAACGCTATTGCAGGACAAGCTTGCTGTTATGCAGGAGAAGTTTGACGCTAAACGAATTTCAACCAATGAGTTCGAGCGTTTCTTAAAAGATTGTGACGAGAACTTGCAGATTATTTACCGCAATCTGAACAGAGCCGCTGACTTAGTGACCAGTTTCAAACAGGTGGCGGTAGACCAGTCATCGGAAGTGGATCGTGACATTGAAATCAACAGCTTTATGAACGATGTACTCATGTCAGTGAAACCGCGCCGCTTAAATCCGGAGCACTTCCCTATAAACGTTCATTGCGAGGGCGATATCCAGGTTCGGGCGAAAGCAGGACCTCTTAACCAAATACTCATGAACCTGATTATTAACTCAATGGTTCATGCGTTTGAGGGACGCGAAAAGGGGCAAATCGATATCCGTTTTCAATTGGTCAATGATAACGAACTTGAAATTATATACACCGACAACGGTCACGGCGTTGACGCTGATATTAGTCGCAAAATATTTGATCCTTTTGTGACAACCAAGCGGGGTTCCGGTGGCAGTGGTTTAGGTTTGCACCTGGTTTACAACTTGGTTACCCAGGTTCTGGGCGGCAACATTCACTTTTTCAGTGAGGAAAATAACGGTGTTGAATTTATTATCCGCTTTCCAGTGACCGTGCTCAGCAATGCTTGA
- a CDS encoding Hpt domain-containing protein, whose protein sequence is MSEKSVIDTELLQQYVDSLGVDGLKTTLATFDGVIQEYAKLIHTAAKERKEDELRKQAHKVKGACSSVGLSQLAEMMKRVEKEKWEWPQVERWLIEWADAVIPHRQQIDAWLATHH, encoded by the coding sequence ATGTCAGAAAAATCGGTCATTGATACCGAATTATTGCAGCAGTACGTTGACTCATTGGGTGTGGACGGCTTAAAAACGACGTTAGCTACTTTTGATGGGGTGATTCAAGAGTACGCTAAGCTGATTCATACGGCAGCCAAAGAGCGCAAAGAAGACGAGCTTCGCAAACAAGCGCATAAAGTGAAAGGTGCGTGCAGCTCTGTTGGCTTATCTCAGCTTGCAGAAATGATGAAACGAGTTGAAAAGGAAAAATGGGAGTGGCCGCAAGTAGAACGTTGGCTGATAGAGTGGGCCGACGCGGTTATTCCGCATCGGCAACAAATTGATGCTTGGTTAGCTACCCATCACTGA